A genome region from Hymenobacter tibetensis includes the following:
- a CDS encoding MOSC domain-containing protein — MESTEKPATASSGSAPGISLPLVSLRVGVPQALGHPEATETLNRPWTSAIFKQVVTTPIWLDTLNLAGDEQADLRNHGGPDQALCAYPAAHYAYWVERLGLPLTAGSFGENLTIGGGFTEEDLCIGDVFAFGEAVVQISQPRSPCWKIARRWQLPLFSQWLQETGFTGWYLRVVQPGLVDSTNPLQLVERPHPEWTIARANSAKYDQRHDRELVAQLAACPALGEHWRSKMQGRANGSLPLNDDANRLVGPNAE, encoded by the coding sequence ATGGAAAGCACAGAAAAGCCTGCAACTGCTTCTTCCGGTTCCGCACCCGGTATTTCGTTGCCGCTGGTTTCGCTGCGGGTGGGTGTTCCCCAAGCACTAGGCCACCCCGAGGCCACGGAAACGTTAAACCGGCCCTGGACCTCTGCTATCTTCAAGCAGGTAGTAACCACCCCCATCTGGCTGGATACGCTCAATCTGGCCGGCGATGAACAGGCCGACTTGCGCAACCACGGCGGACCAGACCAAGCGCTGTGCGCTTACCCCGCCGCCCACTACGCATACTGGGTTGAGCGCCTGGGCTTGCCGCTGACGGCCGGGAGCTTCGGCGAAAACCTAACCATCGGCGGTGGTTTCACCGAAGAGGACCTGTGTATCGGCGACGTGTTTGCCTTTGGGGAAGCGGTGGTGCAAATCTCGCAACCCCGCTCGCCCTGCTGGAAGATTGCGCGTCGGTGGCAACTGCCGTTGTTTTCGCAGTGGCTACAGGAAACGGGCTTTACGGGTTGGTACCTGCGGGTAGTGCAGCCCGGTTTGGTTGATTCCACTAACCCGTTGCAGTTAGTGGAGCGCCCGCACCCCGAGTGGACTATCGCGCGGGCCAATTCAGCTAAATACGACCAGCGCCACGACCGGGAACTGGTAGCTCAACTGGCCGCCTGCCCGGCCTTGGGGGAGCACTGGCGCAGCAAGATGCAAGGCCGCGCCAACGGCTCTCTGCCACTCAACGACGACGCTAACCGTTTGGTAGGACCCAACGCCGAGTAA
- a CDS encoding MBL fold metallo-hydrolase, with amino-acid sequence MSPLPSSTASVQIQQFYDKGLAHASYAIRSGRQVALIDPARDPQPYYDFADEHEARIIAVIETHPHADFVSSHLEIAEETSATIYCSRLAKASYPHKTFDDGDRITLGTMELHAINTPGHSPDSICVLLMDEFAHTRAVFTGDTLFVGDVGRPDLREDESVGGHSREELAAQLYQSTRQKLMTLPPNTKVYPAHGPGSLCGKTTSPELDSTIGKEIQTNYALQPMSEQEFVKVLLEDQPFRPKYFGHNVVLNKQGALPFEESIRRVPRLQPDAALDPEALIIDTRPAEQFRTGHLAGAINLMDGPKFETWLGSVVGPQESFYLLADSQIALDTVLRKTAKIGYELNVKGALITPQQLPVTSPETNVTQVRERPEEFTIVDIRNATEAKQSVFENALHIPLHELRERAHEVPTDKPVLVHCAGGYRSAAGTSILDAALPDHVQVHDLGEAVTEFQKQPVH; translated from the coding sequence ATGAGTCCTCTGCCCAGTAGTACCGCGTCGGTACAAATTCAGCAGTTTTACGATAAAGGCCTAGCCCATGCCAGCTACGCCATCCGCAGTGGCCGCCAAGTAGCCCTCATCGACCCAGCCCGCGACCCACAACCCTACTACGACTTTGCCGACGAGCATGAGGCCCGCATCATTGCCGTCATTGAAACGCATCCGCACGCCGACTTTGTGAGCAGCCACCTCGAAATAGCCGAGGAAACCAGTGCCACCATCTACTGTAGCCGCCTGGCAAAAGCCAGCTACCCCCACAAGACCTTCGACGACGGCGACCGGATTACGCTGGGGACTATGGAGTTGCACGCCATCAACACCCCCGGCCACTCCCCCGATAGCATTTGCGTGCTGCTCATGGACGAGTTTGCCCATACCCGCGCTGTATTCACCGGTGACACCTTGTTTGTGGGCGATGTAGGCCGGCCTGACCTCCGCGAAGATGAAAGCGTGGGGGGCCACAGCCGCGAAGAGCTAGCGGCGCAACTCTACCAAAGCACCCGCCAGAAGCTGATGACCTTGCCCCCGAACACCAAAGTGTACCCGGCCCACGGCCCGGGCAGCTTGTGCGGCAAAACCACCAGCCCTGAACTCGACAGCACCATCGGCAAGGAAATCCAAACCAACTACGCCTTGCAGCCCATGTCGGAGCAGGAATTTGTGAAGGTTCTGCTGGAAGATCAGCCGTTCCGCCCGAAGTATTTCGGCCACAATGTGGTGCTCAACAAGCAAGGCGCGCTTCCTTTCGAGGAAAGCATCCGGCGCGTACCCCGCCTCCAACCTGATGCTGCACTAGACCCTGAAGCCCTTATCATCGACACCCGGCCCGCCGAACAGTTCCGGACCGGCCATTTGGCTGGCGCTATCAATCTGATGGACGGGCCCAAGTTTGAAACCTGGCTTGGTTCAGTGGTAGGCCCCCAGGAATCATTCTACCTGCTAGCCGATTCGCAGATTGCGCTGGACACGGTGTTGCGCAAAACTGCCAAGATTGGTTACGAACTCAACGTGAAAGGAGCCCTCATCACGCCTCAGCAACTCCCAGTTACCAGCCCCGAAACCAACGTGACGCAGGTGCGCGAGCGGCCCGAGGAATTTACCATCGTGGATATCCGCAACGCCACCGAAGCCAAGCAATCCGTCTTCGAAAACGCCCTGCATATTCCGCTGCACGAGCTACGGGAGCGGGCCCACGAAGTACCTACCGACAAGCCCGTACTAGTCCACTGTGCTGGCGGCTACCGCTCCGCAGCGGGTACCAGCATTCTGGATGCCGCGCTGCCAGACCATGTGCAGGTACACGATTTAGGCGAGGCTGTCACCGAATTTCAAAAGCAACCGGTGCATTAA
- the sbcD gene encoding exonuclease subunit SbcD — translation MKVLHTADWHLGQRFISGHERTDEHRHFLEWLVEVVRTHRVEVLVVAGDIFDTGSPSNQALELYYSFLLSMRGTGCRDIVVVGGNHDSPATLNAPARLLRHLRVHVVGCVPDCFEDQVLVLDDASGKPGLVVCAVPFLRDRDVRLSVPGETAEEREARIKQGIADHYGRMAEVEQVWQLKDLGLPVLATGHLYAAGASPSESERTIHVGNLGQITADHFPALFDYVALGHLHRPQRVGGREHIRYSGSPIALSFSEVDHPKEVLLLEFGDGKLQQLEALPVPAARRLVRFHGALDEVILLLTSYDNTGYSLPAWVDVQIHSELTQLEVAEMLLRVIQELDRKKLEVLARRHFRLVKLRALGSELESEAPLTRSLHDFTEREVFEQRLEAEPEASRAELLRAFDELLERL, via the coding sequence ATGAAAGTCCTGCACACCGCCGATTGGCACTTGGGCCAGCGCTTCATCAGCGGCCACGAACGAACCGACGAGCACCGCCACTTCCTGGAGTGGTTGGTGGAAGTTGTGCGGACGCACCGCGTGGAAGTATTGGTAGTAGCCGGCGACATTTTCGATACCGGCTCGCCCTCCAACCAAGCACTGGAACTGTACTACTCTTTCCTGCTGAGTATGCGCGGCACCGGCTGCCGCGATATTGTGGTGGTGGGCGGCAACCACGACTCGCCGGCTACGCTCAACGCCCCGGCCCGGCTGCTGCGCCACTTGCGCGTACACGTGGTGGGCTGCGTCCCCGACTGCTTCGAAGACCAAGTGCTGGTGCTGGATGATGCCAGCGGCAAACCTGGCCTGGTGGTGTGCGCCGTTCCCTTCCTCCGCGACCGAGACGTGCGCCTTTCGGTGCCCGGCGAAACTGCCGAGGAACGGGAGGCCCGCATCAAGCAAGGCATTGCCGATCATTACGGGCGCATGGCCGAAGTGGAGCAGGTATGGCAACTCAAAGACCTGGGGTTGCCGGTGTTGGCGACTGGCCATCTGTACGCTGCTGGTGCGTCACCCTCGGAGTCGGAGCGGACTATTCACGTCGGCAACTTGGGCCAGATTACGGCCGACCATTTTCCGGCCCTCTTTGATTATGTCGCGCTGGGGCATTTGCACCGCCCCCAACGCGTAGGTGGCCGGGAGCATATCCGGTATTCCGGCTCCCCCATTGCGCTGTCGTTTTCGGAAGTCGACCACCCGAAAGAAGTGCTGCTGCTGGAATTTGGCGACGGGAAACTGCAGCAGCTGGAAGCACTGCCGGTGCCCGCCGCTCGCCGGCTGGTACGCTTCCACGGCGCGCTCGATGAAGTGATACTGCTTCTTACCTCGTACGACAACACCGGCTATTCTCTGCCCGCCTGGGTGGATGTACAGATTCATTCGGAACTCACGCAGCTGGAAGTGGCCGAGATGCTGCTCCGTGTAATTCAGGAACTAGACCGCAAAAAGCTAGAGGTACTCGCCCGGCGCCACTTTCGGCTGGTGAAGCTCCGCGCCCTCGGCAGCGAATTGGAATCGGAAGCGCCCCTCACCCGCAGCCTCCATGACTTCACCGAGCGGGAGGTGTTCGAGCAGCGCCTGGAAGCAGAGCCAGAAGCCAGCCGCGCCGAACTGCTCCGCGCCTTCGACGAGCTCTTGGAGCGACTATAA
- a CDS encoding SMI1/KNR4 family protein, producing MEVNKIEDVIIPQRVIGMDTGWEQEIAPIIAGYADHIMEEPAEPASAEGIRACEQRLATTLPEDLKLFYLRFGAAKLGEILCPLKEFVGWSAESMEGYTADEQDVLQNMVVFGEYLGNGNLWCFHKQTKAIYYFDHDTEPNINSMFASFYEYLRALLVFTQGEMGSHIEGLEEECEAIVVSMIGQERVRKWRYFGGWE from the coding sequence ATGGAAGTCAATAAGATAGAGGACGTTATTATTCCGCAACGAGTCATTGGGATGGATACGGGCTGGGAGCAGGAAATAGCGCCCATCATTGCGGGCTACGCCGACCACATCATGGAAGAGCCGGCCGAACCGGCATCGGCAGAGGGCATACGTGCCTGCGAACAGCGGCTGGCAACCACGCTGCCCGAAGATTTGAAGCTCTTCTATCTGCGCTTTGGGGCGGCTAAGCTAGGTGAAATACTATGCCCGCTAAAGGAGTTTGTAGGCTGGTCGGCGGAAAGTATGGAGGGCTATACTGCCGATGAACAGGACGTGCTCCAAAACATGGTCGTATTCGGCGAATACCTCGGCAATGGCAATCTGTGGTGTTTTCACAAGCAAACGAAAGCCATCTACTATTTCGACCATGACACCGAGCCCAACATCAACAGCATGTTCGCCAGCTTTTACGAGTATCTCCGTGCTTTGCTTGTCTTCACCCAAGGAGAAATGGGCAGCCATATCGAAGGGTTGGAAGAAGAATGTGAGGCTATTGTTGTGTCTATGATAGGGCAGGAGCGGGTACGCAAATGGAGATACTTCGGCGGCTGGGAGTAA
- a CDS encoding T9SS type A sorting domain-containing protein, producing the protein MVSSPQLIWGTRQVRQGMGSVLRTEEYVFCSTDAGQTFQQKSLNGSVDVWGLDALTAWAIAGARLWATTSGPAGLVQVATAPTANLRFVRFANATNGLLVGQPVAGATSWPLFYTRDGGATWTSAPAPAPSAGDLARSCTQVGNSYWVSTVLGNVLRSTDGGQSWTSADTGLGSSLREVAFRDALHGLAFGTAGQLRRSTDGGQTWTAITPQGPLRRTTAVAIEGSAGTYLSGTSDVTDLASNGTSISNDDGATWYSLESSTVSQRLAAKGANSVYSGGINLVYRYSGPLAAKAKAQAATALGYPNPANDVLYLPASPPASTAQLYDMTGRLQRTWQLGTGENSLRLHGIGAGVYQLRVVAQDQPVRVQQLVVQH; encoded by the coding sequence ATGGTGTCCTCTCCGCAGCTGATTTGGGGCACCCGACAAGTCAGACAAGGTATGGGCTCGGTGCTGCGCACTGAAGAGTATGTTTTCTGTTCTACGGATGCGGGGCAGACCTTTCAACAAAAGAGCTTAAATGGCAGCGTAGATGTGTGGGGCTTAGATGCACTAACTGCCTGGGCTATAGCTGGAGCAAGATTATGGGCCACCACGTCGGGGCCAGCGGGCTTGGTTCAGGTGGCCACTGCCCCCACCGCCAACTTGCGCTTCGTTCGTTTTGCAAATGCCACCAATGGTCTGCTCGTGGGCCAGCCCGTGGCCGGGGCCACCAGTTGGCCCCTGTTCTACACCCGCGATGGGGGGGCTACCTGGACCTCCGCCCCCGCCCCCGCGCCGAGTGCCGGTGATCTTGCCAGGAGTTGCACGCAGGTTGGCAACAGTTATTGGGTCAGCACGGTGTTAGGCAATGTGTTGCGCTCCACCGATGGGGGCCAGAGCTGGACGAGTGCCGATACGGGGCTGGGGAGCAGTCTGCGCGAGGTGGCTTTTCGGGATGCGTTGCACGGGTTGGCCTTTGGCACCGCGGGCCAGTTGCGCCGGAGCACCGACGGGGGCCAAACTTGGACGGCCATAACGCCGCAGGGGCCGCTTCGCCGCACCACTGCTGTCGCCATCGAGGGCTCGGCCGGAACCTATCTGAGTGGAACCTCAGACGTTACTGATCTAGCATCAAATGGCACTTCCATCTCCAATGACGATGGCGCCACCTGGTATAGCTTAGAATCTTCCACTGTCTCACAGCGATTGGCGGCTAAGGGAGCAAACAGCGTGTATAGCGGCGGCATCAACCTTGTCTACCGCTATAGCGGCCCATTGGCCGCGAAGGCAAAGGCCCAAGCAGCGACGGCCCTTGGCTATCCCAACCCGGCCAACGATGTGCTGTACCTGCCGGCCTCACCCCCGGCTAGTACAGCGCAGCTCTACGATATGACAGGGCGCCTGCAACGCACATGGCAGCTTGGCACCGGGGAGAACAGCTTGCGCTTGCACGGGATAGGGGCTGGCGTTTATCAACTGCGCGTAGTGGCGCAAGACCAACCGGTGCGCGTGCAGCAGCTTGTTGTCCAGCATTAA
- a CDS encoding DUF2306 domain-containing protein, translating into MQDIVYSTVGFVHLVAALASLLLGTMVLALQKGGRRHKRLGYAYVSCLLVMLGTSFGIYRQYQGFGIFHVAALLSAVTLGAGMVPVLRKKPARTWRTLHYSFMYLSVLELYVALVAEVLVRMPGWSFWEVVGASVAVVGVPGAVLFGRLRRRWQRSRRPQVAAEVYA; encoded by the coding sequence ATGCAGGATATTGTTTACAGCACCGTGGGCTTCGTGCACTTGGTTGCGGCGCTGGCTTCGTTGTTGTTGGGTACTATGGTGCTGGCCTTGCAGAAAGGAGGCCGACGCCACAAACGCTTAGGGTATGCCTACGTAAGCTGCCTGCTGGTAATGCTCGGTACCTCGTTTGGTATCTACCGCCAGTACCAGGGCTTCGGGATATTTCACGTGGCGGCGTTGCTGAGTGCCGTCACGCTAGGCGCCGGCATGGTGCCAGTGCTGCGCAAGAAGCCCGCCCGAACGTGGCGAACGTTGCACTACAGCTTTATGTACCTGTCGGTGCTGGAATTGTATGTGGCCTTGGTAGCTGAGGTGCTGGTGCGCATGCCAGGCTGGTCGTTTTGGGAAGTGGTCGGTGCCTCTGTAGCGGTGGTGGGGGTACCGGGGGCGGTGCTGTTCGGGCGTTTGCGTAGGCGGTGGCAGCGTTCCAGGCGCCCGCAGGTGGCAGCCGAGGTGTACGCCTAA
- a CDS encoding GNAT family N-acetyltransferase, which translates to MKLPLETLRLLLRPIELADAPGILALDSDPDVLRYVPNAPLSTLAEATTIIEYIRAQYQRNGIGRWAVERKEDGTFIGWCGLKLVNDTEFNGRTNYYDLGYRLLPRYWGCGYASEAAEASVRYGFEVLHLPVINATVMQGNRASCRVVEKLGLVRVADFTEADSGAWYWYEKQNSATKS; encoded by the coding sequence ATGAAATTGCCTCTGGAAACACTCCGCCTGCTCCTGCGGCCAATAGAGCTAGCTGATGCGCCCGGCATTCTGGCGCTGGATTCCGACCCTGATGTGTTGCGCTACGTGCCGAACGCGCCCCTCAGCACCCTAGCCGAGGCGACGACTATTATCGAGTACATCCGGGCGCAATATCAACGCAACGGCATCGGGCGGTGGGCAGTGGAACGTAAGGAAGACGGTACCTTTATCGGCTGGTGCGGCCTGAAGCTCGTCAACGACACCGAGTTCAACGGGCGCACCAACTATTACGACCTTGGCTACCGTCTACTGCCCCGGTATTGGGGCTGCGGCTACGCTTCGGAAGCCGCTGAAGCTAGTGTGCGCTATGGGTTCGAGGTGCTGCACCTGCCCGTTATCAATGCCACGGTGATGCAAGGAAACAGAGCGTCGTGCCGCGTTGTCGAGAAGCTAGGCTTGGTGCGGGTGGCGGATTTCACTGAGGCCGACAGTGGCGCCTGGTATTGGTACGAAAAGCAAAACAGCGCCACAAAGAGCTAA
- a CDS encoding TonB-dependent receptor yields the protein MDLHSAVLFRFPTPTFSALNGTISTRFLSLLTGLWVVALAWLTAPALAQSATTITGTIRTAAGAPIDYATVTLHRATDSTVVKTEFTDASGAFRFERPTEGRYRVSAVQMGFVRHWSEPFALASGGVALPGIVLQSSGATALKEVQVIGQKPLFERLADRTVVNVEGSTLAAGNTTLDVLSRAPGVTVDGNDNLALRGRQGLLVLIDGKRQPMTGSELADYLRSLPADQLKSIELITNPPAKYDAQGGAGIIAINLKKDQRQGTNGTVNASYGRTEYNKFTSGFSGNHRTKNLNIFASANYTRRRGFGIRNTYRYFYDSLNEASVLRGTSDQRNRIESSDHYLIYKLGADWNLSKNTVLGATLNGFAVPRPLPNGKGINTSTFYDAAGQVQDYYTALSTTQGNNPNIGGSLNFKHTFGSAAAGNAELTADVDYASYVTHRLQRQTTFFELSGRPSATLTGDQTGELTIQAAKADYTHPLTSQTRLETGIKASKVHSTNDVLFENTVNDITTVDLGRTNQFEYDELITAAYANLTHTINKLSVQAGLRGEQTSMKGQQQVADDNFRRDYYQLFPSAGLKYTLSEQHELSTSLSRRINRPSYRQLNPFRFVIDPTTSGKGNPTLRPETSYNVELSHTFKQKFTTGLSYSVTQDPITDVAQPESDSTTVSQYVNLDRQQYVALTLTAPLSPTKWWNIYNNAVFFYIHYQGSLAGTSLNRGQSAFNISSNSTFTMGNGWSAELNANYNSRQRVGFFIFQPFGQVGVGVQKAVWDKKGTIKLAATDILYTTPLRATSRYNNYQENLFLRRDSRAVTLSLSWKLGNDKATSTTRRTGAEDERRRAQ from the coding sequence TTGGACTTGCATTCCGCTGTGCTATTCCGCTTCCCCACTCCTACTTTCTCTGCTTTGAACGGTACTATCTCTACTCGCTTCCTTTCCTTGCTAACTGGGCTTTGGGTGGTAGCACTTGCCTGGTTGACAGCTCCTGCCCTAGCTCAAAGTGCCACTACTATAACCGGAACTATCCGCACGGCGGCGGGCGCGCCCATTGACTACGCCACCGTGACGTTACACCGCGCTACCGACTCAACAGTGGTAAAAACTGAATTCACCGACGCGAGCGGCGCTTTTCGGTTTGAGCGGCCAACCGAGGGCCGTTACCGGGTATCGGCGGTGCAAATGGGGTTTGTGCGGCACTGGAGTGAGCCGTTTGCTCTGGCCTCGGGGGGCGTGGCGCTGCCGGGCATCGTGCTACAATCAAGCGGTGCTACAGCGCTGAAAGAAGTGCAGGTGATAGGCCAGAAACCGTTGTTTGAGCGCCTCGCCGACCGGACGGTGGTAAACGTGGAAGGCTCCACCTTAGCCGCCGGCAACACCACCCTGGACGTACTTAGCCGGGCCCCTGGCGTGACAGTGGATGGCAACGACAATCTGGCTTTGCGTGGCCGGCAAGGCTTGTTAGTGCTCATCGACGGCAAGCGCCAGCCCATGACTGGCTCCGAGCTGGCGGACTACCTGCGCTCTTTGCCCGCCGACCAACTCAAGAGCATCGAGCTGATTACCAATCCACCCGCGAAATATGATGCGCAGGGCGGCGCCGGCATTATTGCCATCAACCTCAAAAAAGACCAGCGCCAGGGCACCAACGGCACCGTCAATGCCAGCTACGGCCGCACCGAGTACAACAAGTTTACCAGCGGCTTTTCAGGCAACCACCGCACCAAAAACCTGAACATCTTCGCCTCCGCAAACTACACCCGCCGGCGAGGTTTTGGCATCCGGAACACCTACCGCTACTTCTACGACTCCCTGAATGAAGCCTCCGTGCTGCGCGGCACCAGCGACCAGCGCAACCGCATTGAATCCAGCGACCATTACTTGATTTACAAACTCGGGGCCGATTGGAACCTGTCGAAAAACACGGTGCTGGGCGCTACCCTCAACGGGTTTGCCGTGCCGCGTCCGCTGCCCAATGGCAAAGGCATTAACACCAGCACGTTCTACGATGCCGCGGGGCAGGTCCAAGACTATTATACAGCCTTGAGTACCACCCAGGGCAACAACCCCAACATTGGGGGAAGTCTCAATTTCAAACATACCTTCGGTTCGGCTGCCGCCGGCAACGCAGAGTTAACGGCCGATGTGGACTACGCCAGCTACGTTACGCATCGGTTGCAGCGCCAAACCACCTTCTTCGAACTTTCGGGCCGCCCAAGCGCTACCCTCACCGGCGACCAGACCGGCGAGCTAACCATTCAGGCCGCAAAGGCGGACTATACGCACCCGCTGACCTCACAAACTCGCCTCGAAACGGGCATCAAGGCCAGCAAGGTCCATTCCACCAACGACGTTCTGTTTGAGAACACCGTCAACGACATTACCACCGTGGACCTGGGGCGTACCAACCAATTTGAGTACGACGAGCTTATCACGGCGGCATATGCCAACCTAACGCACACCATCAACAAGCTGAGCGTGCAAGCCGGCCTGCGGGGCGAGCAAACGTCTATGAAAGGCCAACAGCAGGTAGCCGACGACAACTTCCGGCGCGACTACTACCAGTTGTTTCCGAGTGCCGGCCTGAAATACACGCTTAGTGAGCAGCACGAGTTGTCCACGTCCTTGAGCCGCCGCATCAACCGGCCTTCCTACCGACAGCTCAACCCCTTCCGTTTCGTCATCGACCCCACGACTTCGGGCAAAGGCAACCCTACCCTGCGGCCGGAAACCAGCTACAATGTGGAGCTAAGCCACACGTTCAAGCAGAAATTCACGACTGGCCTCAGCTACAGCGTCACGCAAGACCCCATCACCGACGTGGCCCAGCCCGAATCCGACAGCACCACCGTGTCGCAGTACGTGAACCTGGACCGGCAGCAGTATGTGGCCCTGACCCTCACGGCGCCCTTAAGCCCAACCAAGTGGTGGAATATCTACAACAACGCCGTGTTCTTCTACATCCATTACCAGGGTAGCTTGGCTGGCACCTCCCTGAACCGTGGCCAGAGCGCCTTCAACATCAGCAGCAACAGCACCTTCACGATGGGCAACGGCTGGAGCGCCGAACTAAACGCCAATTACAATTCGCGGCAGCGCGTGGGTTTCTTTATTTTCCAGCCGTTTGGGCAAGTGGGGGTGGGCGTGCAGAAAGCGGTGTGGGACAAGAAAGGCACCATCAAGTTGGCCGCCACCGACATTTTGTACACCACCCCGTTGCGGGCCACCTCGCGCTACAACAACTACCAGGAAAACCTCTTCCTCCGCCGCGACTCCCGCGCCGTGACCCTATCCTTGAGCTGGAAGCTAGGCAACGACAAAGCCACTTCCACCACCCGCCGCACCGGCGCCGAGGACGAAAGACGACGGGCGCAGTAG
- a CDS encoding glycoside hydrolase family 2 TIM barrel-domain containing protein gives MKSCLTFAILACAGIAHAQNNPVKVEVKQTAGRYELLRGGKPYFINGAGGGQFPERIKAYGGNSIRTWGTNGADKVLAEANKNGLTVMLGLDVARERHGFDYNNPQAVAEQVQKLRAEVLKYKDNPAVLFWGIGNELNLEYTNPKVWDAVQQIAQMIHEVDPNHPTSTVLAGCNKKEVDYIKAKCPAVDILSINTYAGLAAIPQQVRTTGWTGPYVVAEWGPTGHWESPVTPWKASVEETSSQKAAVYQSRYEASVAKDKTQCLGTYVFLWGQKQERTPTWYGIFTEDGKESEVVDVMQYLWSGKWPQNRAPHLASFQLDGKQATDNVYLQPGKAYPVHATVSDPDNDPLTYRYELLPESTDLKSGGDRESRPAAIPNLIPAGAKAQTTFKAPTKAGAYRLFVYTYDGHDNVATANIPFYVKEN, from the coding sequence ATGAAATCCTGCCTGACTTTTGCAATACTAGCCTGTGCTGGTATTGCGCATGCCCAAAACAACCCAGTGAAAGTGGAAGTGAAACAAACTGCTGGTCGCTACGAGCTGCTACGGGGAGGAAAACCCTATTTCATCAACGGTGCGGGCGGCGGGCAGTTTCCAGAGCGCATCAAGGCCTACGGCGGCAACTCTATTCGTACCTGGGGAACGAACGGTGCTGATAAGGTGCTGGCCGAAGCCAACAAAAATGGCCTTACCGTGATGCTGGGGCTGGATGTAGCCCGCGAACGGCACGGGTTCGACTACAACAACCCCCAGGCCGTGGCAGAGCAAGTACAGAAACTGCGCGCCGAAGTGCTCAAGTACAAAGACAACCCGGCCGTGCTGTTTTGGGGCATCGGCAATGAGCTGAACCTGGAATACACCAACCCCAAGGTGTGGGATGCTGTGCAGCAGATAGCGCAGATGATTCATGAGGTAGACCCCAACCACCCAACCAGCACCGTGTTGGCGGGTTGCAACAAGAAGGAAGTGGACTACATCAAAGCCAAGTGTCCGGCAGTAGATATCCTTAGCATTAACACCTACGCCGGTTTGGCAGCTATTCCGCAGCAGGTCCGCACCACGGGCTGGACGGGGCCTTACGTAGTAGCCGAGTGGGGGCCAACAGGCCATTGGGAAAGCCCCGTTACGCCCTGGAAAGCCTCGGTGGAGGAAACCAGCAGCCAGAAAGCCGCCGTGTACCAAAGCCGCTACGAAGCGTCGGTGGCCAAAGACAAGACCCAGTGCCTCGGTACCTACGTGTTCTTGTGGGGTCAAAAGCAGGAGCGCACGCCCACTTGGTACGGCATCTTCACCGAGGACGGCAAAGAATCGGAAGTGGTGGATGTGATGCAGTATTTGTGGAGCGGGAAGTGGCCCCAGAACCGCGCCCCGCACCTGGCCTCGTTCCAGCTCGATGGCAAGCAGGCCACCGACAACGTGTACCTGCAACCCGGCAAAGCATACCCCGTGCACGCCACCGTATCTGACCCCGACAACGACCCCCTGACGTACCGCTACGAGTTGCTGCCCGAAAGCACCGACCTTAAATCGGGTGGCGACCGGGAAAGCCGCCCGGCCGCTATACCAAACTTGATTCCGGCGGGCGCCAAGGCTCAAACCACGTTCAAAGCGCCCACCAAAGCCGGCGCCTACCGCCTGTTCGTGTACACCTACGACGGTCACGATAACGTAGCTACGGCCAACATACCCTTTTATGTAAAGGAGAACTAA